From a single Staphylococcus epidermidis genomic region:
- the ychF gene encoding redox-regulated ATPase YchF, translating to MALTAGIVGLPNVGKSTLFNAITKAGALAANYPFATIDPNVGIVEVPDSRLIKLEEMVQPKKTIPTTFEFTDIAGIVKGASKGEGLGNKFLSHIREVDAICQVVRAFDDENVTHVSGRVNPLDDIEVINMELVLADLESVEKRLPKIEKMARQKDKTAEMELRILTQIKEALEDGKPVRSIDFNEDDQKWVNQAQLLTSKKMLYIANVGEDEIGDKDNDKVKAIREYAANEDSEVIVISAKIEEEIATLDDEDKEMFLEDLGIEEPGLDRLIRTTYDLLGLSTYFTAGVQEVRAWTFKQGMTAPQCAGIIHTDFERGFIRAEVTSYEDYVQHGGENGAKEAGRQRLEGKDYIMQDGDIVHFRFNV from the coding sequence ATGGCTTTAACAGCAGGTATCGTAGGTTTGCCTAACGTAGGTAAGTCTACCCTATTTAATGCAATTACTAAAGCTGGCGCATTAGCAGCAAACTATCCCTTCGCAACGATTGATCCCAATGTTGGTATCGTTGAAGTGCCAGATTCACGTTTAATAAAATTAGAAGAAATGGTTCAACCTAAAAAAACAATTCCTACAACTTTTGAGTTTACTGATATTGCAGGTATTGTTAAAGGTGCATCTAAGGGCGAAGGTTTAGGAAATAAATTCCTTTCACATATTCGTGAAGTAGATGCTATATGTCAGGTGGTTCGTGCGTTTGACGATGAGAATGTAACACATGTATCAGGGCGTGTTAATCCGCTTGATGACATAGAAGTCATTAATATGGAACTTGTTTTAGCAGATTTAGAATCTGTTGAAAAACGTTTACCGAAAATAGAGAAGATGGCTCGTCAAAAAGATAAAACAGCTGAGATGGAATTACGTATATTAACACAAATTAAAGAAGCGTTAGAAGACGGTAAACCAGTACGCAGTATTGATTTCAATGAGGATGATCAAAAGTGGGTTAATCAAGCTCAGTTATTAACATCTAAGAAAATGTTATACATTGCTAATGTTGGCGAAGATGAAATTGGAGATAAAGATAATGATAAAGTGAAAGCAATTCGTGAATATGCAGCAAACGAAGATTCAGAAGTTATCGTTATTAGTGCAAAAATTGAGGAAGAAATCGCTACATTAGATGATGAAGATAAAGAAATGTTCTTAGAAGATTTAGGCATTGAAGAACCAGGTTTAGACAGACTCATTAGAACAACATATGATTTGTTAGGTTTATCTACTTACTTTACTGCCGGTGTGCAAGAAGTGCGCGCTTGGACATTTAAACAAGGAATGACCGCACCACAATGTGCTGGAATTATTCACACTGATTTTGAACGTGGTTTTATTCGTGCAGAGGTAACAAGCTATGAAGATTATGTACAACATGGTGGAGAAAATGGTGCTAAAGAAGCGGGAAGACAACGTTTAGAAGGTAAAGATTACATCATGCAAGATGGGGATATTGTTCATTTCCGTTTTAATGTTTAA
- a CDS encoding DUF951 domain-containing protein, with translation MTSKYGINDIVEMKKPHACGTNRFKIIRMGADIRIKCEHCQRSVMIPRQVFNKKMKKVLESHQDKES, from the coding sequence ATGACGTCAAAGTATGGAATAAATGATATAGTAGAAATGAAAAAACCACATGCATGTGGAACAAATCGTTTTAAGATTATTAGAATGGGTGCTGATATTCGTATTAAATGTGAACATTGTCAGCGCAGTGTTATGATTCCACGGCAAGTGTTTAATAAGAAAATGAAAAAAGTTCTTGAATCTCATCAAGACAAAGAAAGTTAG
- a CDS encoding mechanosensitive ion channel family protein, giving the protein MNQLKHILSSLFEPLTKVETYENLITKVIMILIYILVAIVVIAILNKIIEQAFKIQNKSKKGNKKRSKTLISLVQNIVKYIVWFVVITTILSKFGISVEGIIASAGVVGIAVGFGAQTIVKDIITGFFIIFENQFDVGDYVKINSSGTTVAEGTVKSIGLRSTRINTISGELTILPNGSMGEITNFSITNGTAIVELPVSVDENIDQVEKKLNRLFVSLRSKYYLFVSDPVVDGIDAIESNKVTIRISAETIPGEGFSGARIIRKEAQKMFRQEGIRMPQPVISNYNEEKS; this is encoded by the coding sequence AACTTAAACATATTTTATCTTCATTGTTCGAACCTTTAACAAAGGTTGAAACATATGAAAATTTAATTACTAAAGTAATAATGATTTTAATTTATATCCTTGTAGCGATTGTTGTTATAGCAATTTTGAATAAGATTATTGAGCAAGCATTTAAAATTCAAAATAAAAGCAAAAAAGGAAATAAAAAACGTTCAAAAACACTGATTTCTCTTGTACAAAACATAGTAAAATATATCGTATGGTTTGTTGTTATCACAACAATTTTAAGTAAGTTTGGTATTAGCGTCGAAGGTATCATCGCTAGTGCTGGAGTTGTAGGTATTGCAGTTGGTTTCGGTGCGCAAACAATAGTAAAAGATATTATTACAGGTTTCTTTATTATCTTTGAAAATCAATTTGATGTGGGTGACTATGTTAAAATCAATAGTTCAGGAACTACGGTAGCAGAAGGTACTGTGAAATCTATTGGTTTAAGATCAACGCGAATTAATACAATTTCGGGAGAACTGACTATTTTACCTAATGGTAGCATGGGGGAAATTACGAACTTTTCAATTACAAATGGGACTGCTATTGTAGAACTACCAGTATCAGTTGATGAAAATATAGATCAAGTTGAAAAGAAACTCAATCGTTTATTTGTTTCTTTACGTAGTAAATATTACTTATTTGTCAGCGATCCAGTTGTTGATGGCATTGATGCGATAGAATCTAATAAGGTTACTATACGAATTTCAGCGGAAACAATTCCTGGTGAAGGATTTTCAGGCGCTCGTATTATTCGTAAGGAAGCTCAAAAAATGTTTAGACAAGAAGGTATTCGCATGCCACAACCAGTCATTTCAAATTATAATGAAGAAAAAAGCTAA